The genome window TGCTCAAGATGAAGTAAGAGGTGTCACATCTGAAGGCTTCGAATTTTTACCAACTAGCAACGATGAATTTCCGAACTTCTATGCTTACGTAGATGGAAATATCGATCATTCACTAGTTCTTAGTACTACTAGAGGTGACATTGGATATGAACTTGAAGAACTTAAAGAAGATTATCAATACACGCTTTCTGTAGACTTTACTACTGATGGTAATGTTAAAATTGATCTTGGTTTCAAAAGAGGAGATGAAGAAGAATTGAAGCCAATCGAAAAAATGGATGCCATAATTCCTGAGTCTTATATTACTAATGGAGAAGATTATTTCCATGATTGGGGTACAGGTTATGTATCAGGTTCTAATAAAGAGAATAGTGATATTTGGTTCTATGGTGTATCATACGGAACAGATAAAGACGGTGACAAATTTGATTTCACTCAGAATGTAAGAGAATTCACTAAGCCATCATTCGATATCGATGTATTAAACGTTAGCTACGATGGAGATTCAGCACCTTACGCCTACATGAATGTATATATATCTGGAGGTACTCATAATAAGAAAAATGTTAAAGCTATAACTGTTTATCCTAGTAAAATTAGAAATACTGTAACTATTCATTACACAGATTATACTCAAGATGCGACTAATCTAACTTGGGAGGCAGCACTAGAGGCTATTGAAGGTAATCTAACATTTACAAAATGGGCTGATGCAGGTAGACTTCAGACCAACTTTATCATCAGAATTGATGGCGAATCATCGAATTCATTTGAGTTTGACTATGTCTTAAAAGAATTCAATTTCTAAATATCTCAACACCACCATCAGAGATATAAGCCCTCTACGGAGGGCTTTTTAATCATATTATTCGACCTCATTCAACAAAGCTAAATATGAAAGACAGTAACTTACTGACAAAATTCACTTTTATCTCACTATTGAGTTGCGTATTCACTGTTTTCACAGTAATTGTTGTGAACGCTCAAGGACTCGTAATATGATATCTTCAATAGAAATTTGCCTTAGAAGTCTGAAGATTGAATACACCTTCAAATTCTTGTAAAATATCCCAAAAAAAGAGGGTAAACACAAAAGCTGTTTTACCCTCTTTTTATATAATCGTTTAGTTAGATTATGAATATGTTGTATTATTCAGCCTCCACTAAATTGTAAGTCTCCCAACCTGCAACTTCAAGGTATTTTTCTTTTGTACCTTTAGGAATTGTAATCGTGTATTTATCATTTCCTATTCCTACAATTTTTGATAAACCAAAGCCTTCAGGGAAGGTTCCTAAAAAATCTGAGTCTGGTACATTGTATTTATCTGGGTTTTCTACCAAAGGTAAGATCGTAGGAATATTTTCAGTCCAATGTACTGTGATTTCAGTCAATTCTTGAATATCAGCAAAGCTCCCTACCATTCCATCTTCAGATGCTAAAGACTCAACAGTAGCCGGAATATCTAAACTCTTCAAGTTTGTAGACATCAAAAATTGAGTTTGAATATGCTTTGTCGCTGAATTAATCTCGAATTCCTCTAAAGCAGTTCTGAAAAAACAATAATATGCATCTGAAAAGTCAAGATGATCAGGAGCTGAGAATGACCTTAGCGAAGAACAGGCAGCAAATACATTTCCAATAATTGTTTCCATTGACTCTGGTAATACTACTTCTGTTAGAGAGGTACAAGACACAAATGCCTGAGGATGTATAGTATGTAATGTGTTAGGTAATTCAAGATTATCCAACTCTACACAGCTTGAAAATGCCGAAACACCGATCACCTCTAGTTTTCCCCAAGAGGCTATGTTTTTTAACTTCAAACAACTCGCAAATGCTTGTACATCGATTCTAACTACTTCGTCTGGCAGTGATACTTCTTCTAGTTCAATACATTTTCCAAGCGCAGCAGCACCTACAATTGTAGCCTCATTTGGTAGCTTTAGTGTCTTAAGTTTGTCATTCACTTGACTCGGATCAAAATTTGGAAGAAAAGCAAATAGAGGCACTGCATTTTCTACATTTGGTTGACTCGGGTGAATTGTGATTTCACCAACGATATCAACATCACTAAGATCAACATGAGCAAAAGTAGCTAGTGAATTAAAATCTGCTTGGTTCATTGATCCTACAACAA of Sediminitomix flava contains these proteins:
- a CDS encoding leucine-rich repeat domain-containing protein, whose translation is MERLFFATFTKKLVLLFAILFSVVACKEDEEIILPPVLSIESIAVIPNEGGLIQIKYMVENPVEGQEVVLTTATEWVGEFDYSLEGVIQFNAEKSNQREERLGEITFSYEGAESVTIAISQDGNPIIVSNVGDDTDPTMNNLTASIIAVFGEDYATTNESIVVVGSMNQADFNSLATFAHVDLSDVDIVGEITIHPSQPNVENAVPLFAFLPNFDPSQVNDKLKTLKLPNEATIVGAAALGKCIELEEVSLPDEVVRIDVQAFASCLKLKNIASWGKLEVIGVSAFSSCVELDNLELPNTLHTIHPQAFVSCTSLTEVVLPESMETIIGNVFAACSSLRSFSAPDHLDFSDAYYCFFRTALEEFEINSATKHIQTQFLMSTNLKSLDIPATVESLASEDGMVGSFADIQELTEITVHWTENIPTILPLVENPDKYNVPDSDFLGTFPEGFGLSKIVGIGNDKYTITIPKGTKEKYLEVAGWETYNLVEAE